The following proteins come from a genomic window of Methanosarcina sp. MTP4:
- the ppsA gene encoding phosphoenolpyruvate synthase: MPETNYIRWFSETTIDDVPLVGGKNASLGEMYRELTGQGIKIPNGFSITAEAYWKLLEAGGILEKLKKVMEGLDTSDVAELSKRGKAARDLILEAGIPDVLWKEIKGAYDELCEEYGEEADVAVRSSATAEDLPTASFAGQQETYLNIRGYPALRDACVRCFASLFTDRAISYRVTHEFDHFKVALSIGVMKMVRSDLAASGVIFTLDTETGFPDVVFITGAYGLGENIVQGQVNPDEFYVFKPTFREGYRPIIRKKVGSKEIKMIYGRGDSKVLTRNVDVPEAEKMRFCLSDDEVLKLAEYAIAIEDHYSKKSGQARPMDIEWAKDGGTGELFIVQARPETVQSQRRRDVLETYVLEEKAEVLVRGSSVGDKIAAGKAHVVPDVSVLPSFKPGEVLIADTTTPDWEPVMKTAAAIVTNKGGRTCHAAIVSRELGIPAVVGAGDATELLSTGKEITVSCTGEEGLVYAGILPFHVDTLSLKDLERPKTEIMMNLANPEEAFSFSMIPNDGIGLARLEFIINSYIKIHPMALVHPEKVADKKVLEEIEGLTRGFASKEAYFVEKLAEGVSTIAAAFYPKPVVVRMSDFKTNEYANLLGGSYFEMEESNPMIGFRGASRYFDERYREGFALECRAMKKVRDEMGLTNLILMIPFCRTLEEGRKVLAEMEKNGLVRGENGLQVYVMCEIPNNVLLIDEFSELFDGFSIGSNDLTQLTLGVDRDSELLAAEFDERDPGVMKIVSMAVQGAKRNGRHSGLCGQAPSDYPEFAEFLVKEGIDSISLNPDSVMKITLKVLETEKEPGPG, encoded by the coding sequence ATGCCGGAGACCAATTACATCCGCTGGTTCAGCGAAACCACGATAGACGACGTCCCGCTTGTGGGCGGGAAGAATGCATCGCTCGGGGAAATGTACAGGGAGCTTACCGGACAGGGGATTAAGATCCCGAACGGGTTTTCGATTACGGCTGAGGCTTACTGGAAGCTGCTGGAGGCAGGGGGGATCCTGGAGAAATTGAAGAAGGTTATGGAGGGGCTTGATACTTCGGACGTGGCTGAGCTTTCGAAGAGGGGAAAGGCTGCAAGGGACCTGATCCTGGAGGCGGGAATTCCGGACGTGCTCTGGAAGGAGATTAAGGGGGCTTATGACGAGCTATGCGAGGAGTACGGGGAGGAGGCGGATGTGGCAGTGAGGAGTTCAGCCACGGCTGAGGACCTTCCCACGGCTTCTTTTGCGGGGCAGCAGGAGACTTACCTGAACATCCGGGGCTACCCGGCGCTGAGGGACGCTTGCGTGCGCTGTTTTGCGTCGCTTTTTACGGATAGGGCTATCTCTTACCGTGTCACTCATGAGTTCGACCACTTCAAGGTGGCGCTTTCCATCGGGGTCATGAAGATGGTCAGGTCGGACCTGGCGGCGAGCGGGGTGATCTTTACGCTGGACACGGAGACCGGCTTCCCGGATGTTGTGTTTATCACGGGGGCTTACGGGCTTGGGGAAAACATTGTCCAGGGACAGGTCAACCCTGACGAGTTTTACGTTTTCAAGCCCACATTCCGGGAGGGGTACAGGCCCATTATCCGGAAGAAGGTCGGGAGCAAGGAAATCAAGATGATCTACGGGCGCGGGGATTCCAAGGTCCTGACGCGGAACGTGGACGTCCCTGAGGCTGAGAAGATGCGCTTTTGCCTGAGCGATGACGAGGTCCTGAAGCTAGCTGAGTATGCGATTGCCATCGAGGACCACTACTCAAAAAAATCCGGGCAAGCCCGGCCCATGGATATCGAGTGGGCAAAGGACGGGGGAACAGGCGAGCTCTTTATCGTGCAGGCAAGGCCCGAAACCGTTCAGTCCCAGCGCAGGAGAGACGTGCTTGAGACCTATGTCCTGGAAGAGAAGGCCGAAGTGCTTGTCAGGGGGAGCAGTGTCGGGGACAAGATCGCAGCCGGAAAAGCGCATGTGGTCCCTGACGTTTCCGTCCTGCCTTCCTTTAAGCCGGGAGAGGTCCTGATTGCGGACACCACGACCCCTGACTGGGAACCGGTCATGAAAACGGCGGCTGCCATTGTCACGAACAAAGGTGGGCGGACCTGCCACGCTGCAATCGTGAGCCGGGAACTCGGGATTCCTGCGGTGGTCGGGGCAGGGGATGCAACCGAGCTTCTCAGCACTGGAAAGGAAATTACAGTTAGCTGTACGGGAGAAGAGGGGCTTGTCTATGCCGGTATCCTGCCTTTCCATGTGGATACCCTCAGTTTGAAAGACCTGGAACGGCCGAAGACCGAGATCATGATGAACCTGGCAAACCCGGAAGAGGCTTTCAGCTTTTCCATGATCCCGAACGACGGGATAGGGCTTGCCAGGCTGGAGTTCATTATCAACAGCTACATCAAGATCCACCCCATGGCCCTTGTGCACCCGGAAAAGGTCGCGGACAAAAAAGTCCTGGAAGAAATTGAAGGGCTGACCCGGGGCTTTGCTAGCAAGGAAGCGTATTTTGTCGAAAAGCTTGCCGAAGGAGTCTCGACCATTGCTGCGGCTTTCTACCCGAAACCCGTGGTTGTCCGCATGAGCGACTTCAAGACCAACGAGTACGCAAACCTCCTCGGGGGAAGTTACTTCGAAATGGAGGAGAGCAACCCCATGATCGGCTTTCGGGGGGCTTCCCGCTACTTTGACGAGCGCTACAGGGAAGGTTTTGCCCTGGAGTGCAGGGCCATGAAAAAGGTCAGGGACGAGATGGGGCTGACGAACCTTATCCTCATGATCCCCTTCTGCCGGACTCTGGAAGAAGGCAGGAAAGTGCTTGCCGAAATGGAGAAAAACGGGCTTGTGCGGGGAGAAAACGGGCTGCAGGTCTATGTCATGTGCGAGATTCCAAATAACGTCCTCCTCATCGATGAGTTCAGCGAACTCTTTGACGGCTTTTCCATAGGCTCCAACGACCTTACTCAGCTCACCCTGGGCGTGGACCGGGACTCCGAACTGCTGGCTGCCGAGTTTGACGAGCGGGACCCCGGGGTCATGAAGATCGTGTCCATGGCCGTACAGGGGGCAAAGAGAAACGGAAGGCACAGCGGGCTCTGCGGGCAGGCTCCCAGTGACTATCCGGAATTCGCGGAGTTCCTGGTAAAAGAGGGGATTGATTCCATATCCCTGAACCCCGATTCGGTCATGAAAATCACCCTGAAAGTCCTGGAGACCGAAAAGGAACCGGGACCGGGTTAA